A genomic window from Strix uralensis isolate ZFMK-TIS-50842 chromosome 20, bStrUra1, whole genome shotgun sequence includes:
- the LHX1 gene encoding LIM/homeobox protein Lhx1, with protein sequence MVHCAGCKRPILDRFLLNVLDRAWHVKCVQCCECKCNLTEKCFSREGKLYCKNDFFRCFGTKCAGCAQGISPSDLVRRARSKVFHLNCFTCMMCNKQLSTGEELYIIDENKFVCKEDYLNNSNTAKENSLHSATTGSDPSLSPDSQDPSQDDAKDSESANVSDKETGSNENDDQNLGAKRRGPRTTIKAKQLETLKAAFAATPKPTRHIREQLAQETGLNMRVIQVWFQNRRSKERRMKQLSALGARRHAFFRSPRRMRPLVDRLEPGELIPNGPFSFYGDYQSEYYGPGSNYDFFPQGPPSSQAQTPVDLPFVPSSGPSGTPLGAMDHPLPGHHPSSEAQRFTDIMSHPPGDSPSPEPNLPGSLHSMSAEVFGPSPPFSSISVNGGANYGNHLSHPPEMNEAAVW encoded by the exons ATGGTTCACTGTGCGGGCTGCAAAAGGCCAATCTTGGACCGGTTTTTGTTGAATGTACTGGACAGGGCTTGGCATGTGAAGTGTGTTCAGTGCTGTGAATGTAAATGCAATTTGACAGAGAAATGCTTTTCGCGAGAAGGCAAGCTTTACTGCAAAAACGACTTCTTTCG GTGTTTCGGGACCAAGTGCGCGGGCTGTGCCCAGGGCATCTCCCCCAGCGACCTGGTCCGCAGGGCGCGGAGCAAAGTGTTCCACTTGAACTGTTTTACGTGTATGATGTGTAACAAGCAACTCTCCACCGGCGAGGAGCTCTACATCATAGACGAAAACAAGTTTGTCTGCAAAGAAGATTACCTAAATAACAGCAATACTGCCAAAGAAAACAGCCTGCATTCAG CCACCACCGGCAGTGACCCCAGCCTGTCCCCCGACTCCCAAGACCCTTCCCAGGACGACGCCAAGGACTCGGAAAGCGCTAACGTGTCTGACAAGGAGACGGGCAGCAACGAAAACGACGACCAGAACCTGGGGGCCAAGCGGCGGGGACCCCGCACCACCATCAAAGCCAAACAGCTAGAGACTCTGAAAGCCGCCTTCGCGgccacccccaaacccacccggCACATCAGGGAGCAGCTGGCGCAGGAGACCGGCCTCAACATGCGGGTCATCCAG GTCTGGTTCCAGAACCGGCGCTCCAAGGAGCGGCGGATGAAGCAGCTGAGCGCGCTGGGCGCCCGCCGACACGCCTTCTTCCGCAGCCCACGCAGGATGCGGCCGCTGGTGGACCgcctggagccgggggagctCATCCCCAACGGGCCCTTCTCCTTCTACGGAG ATTATCAGAGCGAGTATTACGGCCCTGGAAGCAATTACGATTTCTTTCCGCAAGGACCTCCCTCGTCTCAAGCTCAGACCCCCGTGGATCTCCCCTTCGTGCCCTCCTCGGGGCCATCAGGCACCCCGCTGGGGGCCATGGACCACCCCCTGCCCGGACATCACCCCTCCAGTGAGGCTCAGCGCTTCACTGACATCATGTCGCACCCCCCAGGAGACTCGCCCAGCCCCGAACCCAACCTGCCCGGGTCCTTGCACTCCATGTCCGCGGAAGTTTTTGGCCCCAGTCCTCCATTTTCTTCAATATCCGTCAACGGTGGTGCTAACTATGGCAATCACTTGTCACATCCACCAGAAATGAATGAAGCGGCTGTGTGGTAG